The Doryrhamphus excisus isolate RoL2022-K1 chromosome 18, RoL_Dexc_1.0, whole genome shotgun sequence genome contains a region encoding:
- the aurka gene encoding aurora kinase A — METAARLRVLNEPKAQGHDVKLGDAGPMRIPVSHRTQTVPKVLGPPSQQPPHVLGVSNGPQRIVQSMTRHKSATHISVAAKHNSSADENVKPATTNPAAQPKPGFQYSQQKTNEPKVNPAVTKAAVGPAKPTVGPAKPQMQQSKPAKKDSADKTASKKQWSLDNFEIGRPLGKGKFGNVYLARERETKFILALKVLFKKQLEKAGVEHQLRREVEIQSHLRHPNILRLYGYFHDESRVYLILEYAPKGELFSELQRCGHFPEVQSATYIMELADALNYCHSRKVIHRDIKPENLLLGANGELKIADFGWSVHAPSSRRSTLCGTLDYLPPEMIEGRTHDEKVDLWSLGVLCYEFLVGKPPFETRSHEDTYRRISRVEYTYPAQSNIGAGAKDLISRLLKHNPAHRLPIHGVLSHPWVLQNSTKKPTELKDQ; from the exons ATGGAGACTGCTGCTAGGCTGAGAGTACTGAACGAGCCGAAGGCCCAAGGACACGACGTGAAG CTAGGTGATGCTGGCCCTATGCGAATTCCCGTGTCCCACCGGACGCAGACAGTGCCAAAGGTTTTAGGTCCCCCATCCCAACAACCGCCACACGTTTTGGGTGTGTCAAATGGACCTCAGCGGATTGTGCAGTCCATGACCCGCCACAAGTCCGCCACTCACATCTCTGTTGCCGCCAAGCACAATTCTTCTGCTGATGAGAATGTCAAGCCCGCTACCACAAATCCAGCAGCCCAGCCCAAACCTGGTTTCCAGTACAGCCAACAGAAGACGAATGAGCCTAAGGTGAACCCAGCAGTGACAAAAGCTGCCGTGGGGCCTGCTAAACCGACAGTGGGACCTGCCAAACCTCAGATGCAACAGA GCAAACCAGCCAAGAAAGATTCTGCAGACAAGACAGCGTCAAA GAAGCAGTGGAGTCTGGACAACTTTGAAATTGGTCGCCCGCTAGGCAAGGGTAAATTTGGCAACGTCTACCTGGCCAGAGAGCGAGAGACCAAGTTCATCCTGGCCTTGAAAGTGCTCTTCAAGAAGCAGCTGGAGAAGGCTGGCGTGGAGCACCAGCTGAGGAGAGAAGTGGAGATCCAGTCTCACCTCAG GCACCCCAATATCCTGCGCCTGTATGGCTACTTCCATGACGAGTCCCGTGTGTATCTCATCCTGGAGTATGCACCCAAAGGCGAACTCTTCAGTGAGCTGCAGCGCTGCGGACATTTCCCCGAAGTGCAAAGTGCAACG TACATCATGGAGCTGGCGGACGCCCTCAACTACTGTCACTCCAGAAAGGTGATCCACAGGGACATCAAACCTGAGAACCTTCTACTGGGGGCCAACGGAGAGCTGAAGATTGCGGACTTCGGGTGGTCTGTTCACGCGCCCTCCTCCAG GAGGTCAACTTTATGTGGAACACTGGATTATTTGCCCCCGGAAATGATTGAGGGAAGAACTCATGATGAGAAGGTTGACCTGTGGAGTCTCGGCGTGCTTTGCTACGAGTTCCTGGTTGGAAAACCCCCGTTTGAAACCAGATCCCACGAGGACACCTATCGTAGGATATCCAGG GTGGAGTACACATACCCCGCCCAATCCAACATCGGTGCCGGAGCCAAAGATTTAATCTCTCGGCTGCTGAAGCACAACCCTGCACACAGACTGCCCATCCATGGAGTTCTCAGCCACCCTTGGGTGCTTCAAAACTCCACCAAGAAGCCCACTGAACTCAAAGACCAATGA
- the slc32a1 gene encoding vesicular inhibitory amino acid transporter, with the protein MATLIRSKLSNKLSNAATTVTNKSQAKVSGMFARMGFQAATDEEALGFAACDDLDYDHRQGMQMDILTTDDKPGEGVGDGDGLEGDSHYQRDGTGPSRSASKDGGPTDELAEVRPKITAWEAGWNVTNAIQGMFVLGLPYAILHGGYLGLFLIIFAAVVCCYTGKILISCLYEEDEDGRLVRVRDSYVDIANACCAPRFPTLGGHIVNVAQIIELVMTCILYVVVSGNLMYNSFPNMPISQKSWAIIATAALLPCAFLKNLKAVSKFSLLCTLAHFVINILVIAYCLSRARVWAWDKVKFYIDVKKFPISIGIIVFSYTSQIFLPSLEGNMQKPSEFHCMMNWTHIAACILKGLFALVAYLTWADATKEVITDNLPPGIRAVVNIFLVAKALLSYPLPFFAAVEVLEKSFFQEGNRAFFPDCYGGDGRLKSWGLTLRCSLVVFTLLMAIYVPHFALLMGLTGSLTGAGLCFLLPSLFHLKLLWRKLQWHQVFFDVAIFVIGGICSISGFIHSTEGLIEAFRYNIEE; encoded by the exons ATGGCGACCTTAATTAGGAGCAAGCTGTCGAATAAACTGTCGAACGCGGCCACGACCGTCACCAACAAATCGCAGGCGAAAGTCAGCGGCATGTTCGCCAGGATGGGCTTCCAGGCCGCGACCGACGAGGAGGCGCTGGGCTTCGCCGCCTGCGACGATCTGGACTACGACCACCGGCAGGGCATGCAGATGGACATCTTGACGACCGACGACAAGCCCGGGGAGGGCGTCGGGGACGGGGACGGGTTGGAAGGGGACAGCCACTACCAGAGGGACGGCACCGGGCCGTCGCGATCGGCATCCAAGGACGGAGGTCCGACCGACGAGCTGGCGGAGGTCAGACCCAAGATCACGGCTTGGGAGGCGGGATGGAACGTCACCAACGCTATCCAG GGGATGTTCGTGCTCGGGCTGCCCTACGCCATCCTCCACGGGGGCTACCTCGGACTCTTTCTCATCATTTTCGCCGCTGTGGTGTGCTGCTACACGGGCAAAATCCTCATCTCCTGTCTGTACGAGGAGGATGAGGACGGACGACTGGTCCGCGTCCGGGACTCCTACGTGGACATTGCCAACGCCTGTTGCGCACCCCGGTTCCCCACGCTGGGGGGCCACATCGTGAATGTAGCCCAGATCATCGAGCTGGTGATGACGTGCATCCTGTACGTGGTGGTGAGCGGCAACCTGATGTACAACAGCTTCCCCAACATGCCCATCTCGCAAAAGTCGTGGGCCATCATCGCCACCGCGGCCCTGCTGCCCTGCGCCTTCCTCAAGAACCTCAAGGCCGTGTCCAAGTTCAGCTTGCTGTGCACCCTGGCCCACTTCGTCATCAACATCCTGGTGATCGCCTACTGCCTGTCCAGGGCTCGGGTGTGGGCCTGGGACAAGGTCAAGTTCTACATCGACGTCAAGAAGTTCCCCATCTCTATCGGCATCATCGTCTTCAGCTACACGTCGCAGATCTTCCTGCCGTCGTTGGAGGGCAACATGCAGAAGCCCAGCGAGTTCCACTGCATGATGAATTGGACGCACATCGCCGCCTGCATCCTCAAGGGCCTCTTCGCCCTGGTGGCCTACCTGACGTGGGCCGACGCCACCAAGGAGGTCATCACGGACAACCTGCCGCCCGGCATCCGCGCTGTGGTCAACATCTTCCTGGTGGCCAAAGCCTTGCTCTCCTACCCGCTGCCCTTCTTCGCCGCCGTGGAGGTCCTGGAGAAGAGCTTCTTCCAGGAGGGGAACCGCGCCTTCTTCCCGGACTGCTACGGCGGCGACGGACGCTTGAAGTCCTGGGGGCTGACGCTGCGCTGCAGCCTGGTGGTTTTCACGCTGCTCATGGCCATCTACGTGCCGCACTTCGCCCTGCTTATGGGTCTGACGGGCAGCCTGACGGGGGCGGGTCTGtgcttcctgctgcccagcctTTTTCACCTCAAGCTGCTGTGGAGGAAGCTGCAGTGGCACCAGGTCTTCTTCGACGTGGCCATCTTCGTCATAGGCGGTATATGCAGCATTTCCGGCTTTATCCATTCCACCGAGGGGCTCATAGAGGCTTTCAGATACAACATAGAGGAATAA